GTTTCACATTCATCGATTCTATGAGGGCCTCCGCTTCATCAAACAATCCATTTTTACCCATGAGATCTATGACACATCCATAATGCTGTAATTTAGGGGAGATTCTATAGTCTTGGATCATTGAACTAAAATAACTCCGTGCAAGTTCTAATGAACCTGCATGATTACAGGCAGATAAAACACCAACGAATGTGATATCATCTGGCTCGAGCCCTTCATTAACCATCCTTGAGAAAAAGCCAAGGGCCTTCTCTACTTCCCCATGGACGGCCAATCCAGAAATCATTGCATTCCAAGAAGACAAGCTTTTACACTTCATGCCATTAAAAACTTGTTCTGCTGCCTCCACATTCCCACATTTTGCATACATGTCAATAAGACTGGTATATAAAGCGGTGTTTGTTGAGTTTTTGAAGTTCCTGTTTATGTAAGTGTGAATCCATTTTCCAAGATCGAGTGCACATAAGCAAGCACAAGATGGGAGAACATTTAAAAACGTGACATCATTAGGCTCCACATTAGATTTTAGCATTTCCCTGAACAGAACCAATGCCTCTTTGTAACAATTCATATGACTATAACCACCAATCATGACATTCCACGAAACCACATCCTTCTGCGACATTCCATCAAACAACCCTCGAGCTATTTCTACATCCCCACACTTTGAGTACATGTCAATAAGCGCATTGACAAGCCGTGTATTCGATCCCACCCTGTAATCCTCTATCCAACGATGCATCCACTTCCCTAATTCCACTGAACCTGACTGTGCACAAGCTGAGAGAACGGTAACCATTGTACTCTCATTCGGCATCACATTTACCTTCTGCATTCCCCTAAATGTTTCTATCGCCTCCTCAAATTGGCCACATTCACTGTATCCTGCAATCATAGCATTCCACGACACCGCATCTCTCACCGGAATATCCTCAAACAGCTGTTTGGCTTCATTCATTTGACCACTAGATGCATAACCAGTCAACAAAGCCGTATAAGACACAACATCTCTGTAAGAGCTTTTCTCGAACACCAGACGTGCACTGTCCAATTCACCGCTCTGAGCATACATACTGATAAGTGAAGTGTGCACAAAAGAATCAGACTCAAGTCCTAGCTTCAAAACATGCGAATGAATCTGTTTCCCTTCATGGGTCGACCCAGCTTTCGCACAAGACTTCAACAGGAAAGGGAAAGTATAAGAATTCGGCATCGCCCCACGCAACAACATTTGAACATAAATATCTATGGCTAAGGCCGGGGCAGCGCTCAAACAATGCCCTCTGATTATAGTGTTCCAAATCAACTGATTCGGCTCCTCGATGGATTCAAACAGCGAGACCGCATAGGACAGATCGCCAGATGGTGAGACCGCGCAAAACTCGATGAGCTTGCTGAGGGCGAACTGGGTATTGTGGAGGCCAGATTTTACGATCTGGCAGTGGATTTGCCTGAGCTGGTGGAGGTTCTTGCACTTGGAGAGCAGTGACAGAGATGGGTGCGCTTGGAGGAGCTTGTACGGTGGATCAGAAGAGGGGGGGACATGGAAGCTGAACGGCGAAACTGAGGGAGCGATAGGTGAAGCGAGCATTTTCTCGGTCTTCTGGACTGGGATGAAGCAGGGAAGAGGATGAAAAAGAAGACAGCTTTTGAATTACAGTTGGTGAATTCTCGAGTCAACGTTCAGTACCCGCCACAATTTTGCGGGCCTGGCTATTTCGGCCCAATCACTGGCCCGATCCCCGTGAGAGAATTTAGGCCCGCCCAATATTGAACCGGTTTGATTAGGGCAATCGAAGCCTAGCCTCACTATcgttttcttgcaaaattgtACTTATTGGTTtatataatttcaaaatctaagcaagtaattatcaaataattaatgagacaacactaaaaaaaaattattcattcaaaaagGAAGCTCCCGAACTTGAGATCAAAGCTTTGGATCGAGATGGATTTAGGTGAGCAGTCATGTGTAAGCAAAGTGATAGAGAGATCTGATTGTAAATACGTCAAATGTCAAATGTGTATGTTGTTAATTATTACTTTAGATTTTAATAACTCTTACTTTATAAACTAGATTTAAACTTTAAATATGTTCAAATATGGAGATCTAAATAGACATGCGTATTTGATATAATTGCTCCGTTGTCTTGTAGCTTTGAAACAATATGTTGTGGCTATGAAGGATGAATGCGTTTGCCGATGCATATGTTAAAGCTAGAAGACCTTAAAACAGGAAATGGTGGCTTTGAGAAAGTTTGATGAGCttatgaatatatatttgaaCACCTTATCGAAGTTAAAactcttcttttgaaaattgtaGTGCTATACATGTTCATATCGGGAATTATACTAAAACTATATCTCATTTCTGACAAGAGTAATCAGTTTTTAGGTGGGCCAACTCCCATCCAAGAATCAGAAAGTGGACCAGAGGTGCCAGTTCCCAATTTCTAGAATCAGAATCTAGCCTCCTTGGTCCTGGAACCAAACCGATTGGTCCAGTTTGGTTCTCAGGTGGCCAATAAAGCTGGTGATATGTTCTCAACATACAAATGAAACTTGCTAGAAAACAAGAACCTCTGTTATTCTGCAAAACTGATTGATGACACTCTTGCAAAGTGAATCCTCTCTATTTCAAGAACATCATTATATTCACCTAGTGAAGAAAGAACTAACTCGAGTATGCGACAACTACTTCTGGTGTTCGCATTAAGCAAATCATGTAATTGGTGTGGACTGAGGAGAGCTTCAATCAAATGTGGTCTTCCatctaaaatgcaatattaGTCCTTATTCTTTGGCATTTCATTCAAGCATTTTAATGGATACACAGTGATCAGTTCAAAGATGAGATCTAGATGCAGCATTGAAAATGGTGTACGAAGGacgggaaataaaaaaagagcatTGGATATTTGTCTTGATGAGATACTAGCGCGATCACGATTGCCATCCTTGGCTTGTGAAAAAGGAAGCATAAGTGCCTGGAGTTTGGGTGGGTGTGAAAATCTAGTAATAGGAGATGGatactttttggaaagaaaatgttttcataaatAGGGAGACAAAGATAATTTATGTTAAAGTCTCTAAGGTAAAACTTGAGTATGCATTTGATATTCTCAAAACTAAAGGTTTGTAGGTGATTGGTGAAatgcgcacacacacacacacacacacacacacacacacacacatatatatatatatatatatatatatatatatttttttttttcccttgatacTAATCCCCATCTAGGTACACGTTTGCCGCTATGTTTAGGATTTCATCTTACTCTTACTCATTCCCTATAGTCATACAAAAGAGATGACTCCCCCGTCTATTTGATTGTTTGTCCAAATATATACACATTTATAtgcataaatatatatttatacgtGTATGTATACATATTATCCTTTGAAAACCATCTTAGAACTTATGTCCAACACGATTACTCCACATTAATTTACTAGATAGTAAATTAAAATGGAGACGAAACTACTAGAACAAcaccaataaatcaatttcCATAAGAATGAAAGTGTCGCAgcattaaatttctttttcgcaGAGCGCGAGACTTGCTCAACCCAAAACTATATTCCCAATGCACGTGTCAACCCAAAACTATATTCCCAATGCACGTGTCAAGTGTAAGATTCATTTTGGCTGCTTACCTCGCACGTTTAAAATACAAGTCACATGTTCGAATATCACAAAAGCAACCATTGATGTGTTGTTTTCTCAACTCTGGGTCAATTTCCTATTATTCCTCTTTCCTTCGTGACCCTTAAATATATATGCAGTCCAGGTCCTATCTGATAAAGTTAGTAAGAACACTTGgaggggtgaatatgtgtttaaaacaaattttaacAGCCAGTTCTGGAATAAGGTAAGTAAGATATGGATAAGAGACAGAATCAGTTTTGTGAAATGCCAGACTTCTAATAGATAttcaaaatttgatatgcaACAGATTTGACTTGCACAATAACATGTAATAGTGCAATAAACTTAAGTAAAAAAGTTAAGGGAAAAGAAGATTGCATATGAAATTTATAGTGCTTCGGCTTTAGTTTAAGTCTATGTCTATTCTCCCACACCGATAGCCTTTAAATAGAATTTACTATAGTGTCAATAGAGAAATATAATTtatgagtgcaaacacttagtggaagATCACTCTCACTCACTAACACAACTTGTACGATGCtcccaaaaaaaacaaatagttgagagaatcaaattttagaactcTAATTTTCATGTCCCATACTTCAAACCAACtaatgacctccttaaatactcctccatatCTTACTAGCTGTTGACAATTTCAgaaggaatttcttccaatcaaacCGTTGGACAAAATTGATTAAACTGATCTTGTAGCTGTTTGAAGTTAGAGATAGAAAGTCCTTTGATTTTGATCGCCCATCCGATCATAATTTTGGTTTCAATAAGTTGATGCTTCacaaaaaggaacttgtcttcaagattgatttcatcaatttgtgattgtttcCATCAATGAATTTATAAAATGTAAGTGAAATCCTTCGCTAGAGAACTACATGTTGTAGAAAAAATTCCTAATAAGttcattttgaatttgtgtCACAAAATTGATATGTCTAGATTTGATTTCTTCCTCGTTCTGGACACGATCTTAGTATGGATTTTGTTAGAATGAGAAGTACTTTTGGGAATGAATAGCTTTGGCAAAAGTTTTCAATATCACCTCAGAAGCAACTTTAAATAcattttgttcttcaaaataAGAGCAAGAACCACAAAGTTTTATCAACTTGAAAACTtggtaggagttttctcaataacctcctcattttttatgatgacaaaactttcatgcagatttaAGCATAATATGTAAGTTATCCTGCAAAAAATTACTTTAGCAGCACAAGATATAGAGTTTGCAGATAAGCATAAGCAAACATTAGATGAGCATAATACTAATTGAAAGCAATCACAACTCAAAAGTCCAGCAAAAGTTTGCACAAAAAGCACACCAACACACAAAGTACATCGTCAACAAAGCACGCCAGCAAAATCTGCAAagtctccccctttttgtcaacagcaaaaagagaaaacaaacttaaccaaaaaaagaaaaagatatgtAGTTTTTGAAAAGCAACAAGGTTTTCTTGGAACATGAACAAGATGAAAATCCTCCAAATCCTCAAGCTTTGCTAGGCACTGATCAAAGACAATCTTGACCATAACCAAGTTTTGAATAGCTTGTTGATTGATGGTCTGAACTTTGTCAATAAGAAACTGTACCttgtcattaagagattttgaGATAGTACCGAGAGCAAcatgcaatttttgaatttcaacCTCCATACCATATTGTTGTGCCATAATCTCTAGAAGGAGTTCAATTATCCGAGGATAGTTTGAGTTTGGTTCGGTCTTAGCACTGACTTCTACAAGTTGAACTGGAGGGGTATCCAAGTTGGAAGGAAGATTGGTATGAACATTTGAGTTATCTTGCTCCCCTTGAACATTACCTTGTTCGTCCTCAACACTAGGACCTTCCTCAAGGAAATGAGATGCATAAATATCCTCTGCATCCGGTGGAGAGTGATTGACATCACCACTTATGGTTTGTTTTGCGATCATGTCCTGAATAAGAGTTTTCTCACCTACTCTCCCTGTCTCAATAACTTCAATCTAAGGAAGATCAGCTCCACCTTCTAGAATACTTGCTTTTCTAGTACCTACAACACTGATTTGCTGATCATTTCTCATGCTCTTTTCTCCAGCTTTCCCTTCATCATGTTCTCTTGCATCATCTCCTTCCTTATCATAATGTTATTGTTCCTTATTTTGATCAGCATCTTTCTCTCCTACATTTGGGTTGTCTTCCTCTCCTTCATTTTCtccaatatcttcttcttcactttcttcttttagatctttctcactttcttcttcctcttcttcagaaTTAGCTATTCCTACAACAAGGTCTCTCATGGAAATATTTGTCACAATGTCAGAAAGAgtctcatcttcatcatcttccttgTCCTCATCTTGTAGCAGAAggacaatttttttcctctttggaATACGTAAGacgatatttttttctttcctttttttttcttagctGTAGATCTTGTTTTTGCCGCACTAGCAAATTCCTTTTTCATAAGCTTTAGAACACCAAAGAGATCCTTTAATCTCATCTTGGATATCATTTTGAGTTCAATTTGCATAAGAAGAATGGTTCTAGAGCAAAAGCTAGAAGGCGATTAAATTTGAAGTGTTGAAAGGGCCTAGTAACCAAGGCTGCATAGGGAAGTTGACATTTCTCcttcattatttttctatacatatgcaatagaATGGTATGGGGAAGAGAGAAGGCAACTTCATTACAGATAGCCCACATCATTTTGGCTTCAAGTTTCAAGACGTTAGTCTTGGAGGCTGCCTTGGGTCTAATACAATTGATGACAATCTTATGGAGCAAAATGTTAGAAGTATACAACCTTGAATAAGTTATACTTCTCCTAGAAATTTTGTTCTTCACCATAAACTTAATAACCTCATCATTCGAGACATTTATGGATATGAATCCACTTCACTCCACTCCAAGTATATCAGTCAGcaaatcaacatcaacattaATGACTTTCTCACAGGCAATAAATTGAATGTGTGTAGGATCCAGAACAAACAAGTTGGAACAAAAATAGGCAGTCAATTTAGAATATGCATCACACTACTCCatacaaaaattttccatttgaagCTTGGTAAATTTCTCCCTCAAGTGTACTTTGATCaaatccagaaaatcaaagtctactATGCAAGGATTGATGACTTCCCTAATTAGTATTTGCACATAGACCTTCTTGTGTTCTTTTAATTGAAACAACTTCGCTCTCGACCCAATTATTTCAGCAGCAACACCCAAGTTGTGTTGGAAATTCTTAAACATTCTTTCATCGTCatcctctttctttcctttagaCACGAAGATCATTCGAAAATATTGCAAATTTCTCCTCTACTCTACTTGATTTTACTAACCCTAGTTTTTCCATGGGTTTCAAAAACAAGGTTTCATTCCCGTAACCATATTCTTTCAAGAAAGTGGTAACAAAATCTATAGGATGTcctccatttttcaaaaactcaTAGCGCTTAAGAAGAACTTTGGGTTTCCTTATCGAGAGAGGAGTTGCATCTTGAGTGACCTCCTCCTCCGCGATGGTTGATTTATGCTCCTCGGTGGCTCATCTCTAGTAAGATTGAAATGTGTCTAAGTATCAAGCTTGAAACGAGGTCCATGGCTAGCAATGCGAGAGGACTTTTGTTTTGAAGACATTGAGACAAACTTTGAGGATTTTGGGGACATGATTGCGAGTGAATGAAACCGAGATtcgcaaagaaagaaaaagaaaatcgagaaCAAGAGAAACGGGGTTTGTGAGATTACGGTTTGTAAAGAAAGAAGGCAATCGAAAGAACTACAGCCCTATTAAAAATGGCTAAACCAAGTCAATTGAACGGACGcccgaacaaaaaaataacttacattttgaaaatgtacaaaaaaataactataaataattttgaaatattaactACAAAAATCAGcaataaaagataataatttcCGAAGATATAAAAGTCAAGTAAAAATTTGGATAAGATATTCATACCTATTtgagaaggaaagaaacttACGCACCAAAATTTGAAGTATAACTACCTAAGTCTGTAAGGGCTTTTAGAAGGATGTCTCTTCCAAAAGATTGAATGAATGAGTTTGCTTTGCAAAGACTTTAACCAAGTGAATAGGTATTATTCAACTTTTCACGTATGAATTCAAAAGAAACTTTCTCTGGTGGCTTGATGAAAATATCTGCCAgttgattatttgaatcaatGAAATGAACATTGATTTCACCATTTTGTACATGGTCTTTTATGAAGTGATGACAgatttcaatatgctttgctcttgaatgaagaatgagatttttggtgaggttgatcgCGCTTGTGTTGTCGTACCCGATTTCAATGTAGAAtcattctattccaaaatctcttagttGTTGCCTGATCcaaagaatatgagaaaaacgACTACCAAGAGTAACATATTTTGCTTCTATTGTTGAGAATGTCACAGTGTTTTGCTTCTAAGTAAACCAAGATACTAACATTTATTCCAAGAGTTGGCATGTCCTAGATGTACTTTTCCTATCAACTTTACAACTAGTTAGATCAACGTCCAAGTATCCAAGTAGAGtaaattttcctcattttgaatacTATAGACCTAACTTTAGGTTTGTTGCGATATACTTGATAACACGTTTAACAATaccgagatgtgattctctaggatcatCTTGGAATCTAGCACACATACAtacactaaataaaatatcagGCTGTGAAGTagttgaaagggctagtaagaacacctagagaggggtgaataggtgtgaaaacagattttgcaaaatgcagtgaaaaactttacttttaacctgagtttAGTTGACTACAAACTTTGCAAAAGAAATAAGACTTTATAGCTATTTTAAAACGTAAAGTTATATCACAGCaaataaagtaaaggagttcagagaagagaaaaggaacatagaatttatagtagtttggcttagattaagcttacgttcactctcccacgctaatagCCTGCTGGTTTccactataaatcaaaagagaatttacaatcttgtgatctcgacttcttagtgaagagtctctactacTCTCACAAAGTCACAATATaaatctctctatttttttaatacaagTTTGAGCACAGTGTAAGGCATAACAAATAAATGGgaaacttcaaactttggaattcttctttcacacaCTATCGAACAACTGGAGAGttacctccttaaatactcctttgTGGCTTCTCaaccattggcactttccaaatgaattattccaatcaacccgttggacataatcaatcaaggagatctcaagtCGTTTGAAGGTTGTGATGAAAGCtcgtcaatcatgttcgcccatacaatcaagatcttgattccataagtagattctttccaaataacTTGCCTTCCGAAATGATTTAAAgtatctaaattgatttcaataaagatAACAAATTTTgtaggtgatatttccaaccagaAGACCATTTATATCCTATACGAACcaaaattttaagaaagaaagataatcctGAGTTTGGTTAAGTCTTCATTTTCACTTGTGTTCGAGTCTAGAATTTGTCAAAATGGGCAAACTTCTGTTGTAAGATAgattttgacacaaaagtctggcGATCTTCGGAATAGAACTTAGATaagttttatcaacttcaaaacatcataggagttttctccaacaatctccccatttgtaatggtgacaaaactttcctgtagatttaaAGACTTATATCTTGCAAAACAATACTTTAACAGTACATGATAACCTATGAAAACAAATTGTTGAGGATTTGGATAACATCAATTTTGCAACCACAGAAATcatgttaatcttgaaaattTAGACAAGATTCAATCATCCACATCCATAATCACAATCACAACCACAAAAGGTTAACTGCAGAATATAAGTGTTCAAAAACATATTACAACCAATTCAAAGTGTTTAACACATACCTAgttcaaaaacattaaattTGAAGTTAAATCTGCTTCTcattctccccatttttgtcaatagcaaaaagagagaagttaaaaaaagatAGAATTGAAAAGATGAAGTCAATCAAGTTTGTGTGGGAGGTCAAATGAGCCAAAATCCTCAAATGATTGCACTGCCTCCTCTACTTTGGCTACAGCCTAGGACGTCTGTTGATTCAAAGTCTTAACTTTAGTGTCAAGAGATTGTACCTTGTCATCGAGAGAGTCCGTCGAGGACTTTAAGGCGGTGTAGAGCTTCTAAATCTTGTACTCCATTGCATATTGCTGAGCTTTAACCTCCAAAAGGAGCTCAACCAACCTTGTATAGTTGGGAACAGTTTTAGTTTAAACACTGGCTTCAACGAAGTGAGTTTGTGGAGTATCAAGAGATGGGGAACATCAACTTGAACATGAGCAGCTTGTTGCTTATCTTGATTGGGagtttcttcttcaatctcAGGGAAGTTAGATGCAAAGACATCTTTGGGATCTGCAAAAGATCTACTAATACCATCACTAGTAGTAGGTGCTATGAAAGGAGTTGTCTCATGATCTCCCCTTGACTTGTTGCCTCCAGGTTAGGATGAGACTTCGCATTCTTTAGCCTTTTCTTGGTCAGCACTAGATCCCTTCCCTTGTTGATTGTCTGCTCCTTTAGATGCAgcatcttccctttcttcttcagaAACTCTTTTCTCAGTCTCATCTGATAGTGGTAGAGTCTTCATCTCCATGGTCCTTCTCTGGTGATCTATCaagctcatcttcttcctcgccttgttcttcttcttctatttctgCTTCAACCTCTGTTTCTACTtccacttcctcttcctctgtttctttAGAATAAactctttgaagatttttcaaggCAAGAGCAGAGATGGTCTGATCatcctcattttcttcatccatCAAGAGGACAgacctcttcttcttcgaactTGTTCAAGCAAcactcttcccttttctttttcttgtagcAATCAATTCTGCATTGGTTCTGCTTGTGGATTCATTCTTTAGATGCTCAATGGCCTTGCTCATATCCTTCAACCTCATCTTTGAGATCATCTTTAGTCCAATCTCCATGGGACTAATAGTTCTTGAACAGCTGAGAGGGAAACTGGATCTAAAAGTGGCGGAACAACTTGGTGATCAAGGACACGTAAGGCAattgccctttttctttcataactGTCCTGTACATTTGCAAAAAAATGGTGTGTGGCAGAGAAAAAGGAATGCCATTGCAAATGGCCCACATGATTTTTGCCTCGAATCTGGACACACCAGTTTTGGATGTTGCCTTGGGTCTTAAGTAGTTGATGACAATTTTGTGCTACAGAACATTGGTTGTTAGTAATCAAGAGTAAGTGATACTCCCACAAGGCACTTTGTCATTCACCAAGAAACGAGTTGCCTAACCGATGGAAATGTTGATCGGTTGAAAACTACTtctttctattcctagaatGTCAACCAAAGTGTCAACATCCACAATAAAGGCTTTATCACAGATAGTAAACTGAATTTGAGTCTGGTTAAGGAAAGACatattagaatagaaatatgccGTCAACTTAGGAAAAGCCACAACAGTATCAGCACAAAACATCTCTAGTTGAAGAGCAGACAACTTTGCCCTTAAGTCAACCTTGATCGAgtccaagaaatcgaaatcaattGATCGAGGGTTTATCACCCCCTGTTCAACATCTAGGTATAAACCCTTTGGTGCTCCTTAGAATGAAACAATCTCATTCTCTCTCCAGGAACATCAGtagccacacccattctaggttagAAATTCATATAAATCAGCTCATCATCAACCTTATTTTTAGTTGATGCTCATAACTGAATCTAGGATGagcaaggaaaataaagaaaagctttTTCTGCCGAACCTTTCAATGCTAAATGTTCCATTGCTCTTAAGAACATTGTTTCGTTACCATGCCCATGTCCCTTAGAAAATTAGTGATAAAAGTCACTGGAGAGCCACCCTATTTCAGATAAGTATAGTGCTTGGAAAGAACTTGGGCTGTCAAGACTCTGAGAGGAATTGCTTCTTAATCAACCTCCTCTTCCAAAGGTTGGGGTGGAGGCTTCTGTGGAGAGTTCTGTGGAGAGTCTTCACCAGTGAGGTCAAAATGCATTAGTCCTTCCAAAGATGCTCCGAGGACCTTGACTAGCAATCCAAGAGGACTTTCACTCATTTGACAGGGATGCAAACTTTGAGGATTTCATCAACAATTTCGAGTGAAAAAGATTGAAACTTGCAAAGAAATTTTGAGAGCAAAAGTTGAGGGAGAAGAGAATCACGATTAGGGTTCTAAAAGGCAGTACTCAAAATGAATCAttttgaaagatataaagcatTCGAAAATGGGAAGTTGAAAtggcacaaaagaaaaagccttttagaataaattgaaaatggaaactactaaaaattcaaaagtcgaattttagcaagaaaaagatcacttctaaaaataaaatagccaAGCAATGATTCGAAAGTCAAAGAATACAAGTGCTataaatctctatatgcttcacgcttaaatgaagaattgggttTCTAGTGAGATTGATAGCACTTgtattgtcacatttgatctcagtgcagtattcttttattccaaagtctcttagttgctgtcttatccatagaatttgagaacaacaactacCAAGAGTAACATATTATGCTTCTGTTGTTAATAATGCTACaatactttgtttccttgagaaccaagatactagCATATTTCCCAGCAGTTGACAAGTGCCAGATGTGCTTTCTCTATTGATTTTACAACTAGCTAAATTAGCATTAGAATATCTAAgtagagtaaagtctcattcttttgatACCATAGACCCGGCTTTGGAAAAGTCacaacatatttgatgatgcattttacaaaacttagatgagattcccttgaatcaaattgaaatctTGCATAGATGCATACACTGAATAGAATATCAGATCTAGAGGCAATAAGGTAGAGAagagaaccgatcatgcttctgtaTAGCTTCTTATCTACTTtatttcctcattcatcatTGTTCAGTTTCAATGAACTTGACATAGGTGCCTCTGTCTTCTTGCAATTCttcaatccaaatttcttgatgtgaTCTTTGCCACATTTCTCCTGGTGAAGGAATATACATTTATTCGATTGTTTGACTTGcaatccaagaaagaaggttaactcacttATCATGCTcctttcaaattcatcctgcatagatcttgaaaatttcttgcagagTTTTTTGTTGGGAGAACCAAATATAATTTGATCGACATAAATTTGTACTATTAGAAAatctttcccttctctctttataaacaaagtagtatcaacctttcccttttttcaaaaccattttgagttagaaacttactcaacATTTcataccaagcttgaggtgc
This genomic stretch from Eucalyptus grandis isolate ANBG69807.140 chromosome 3, ASM1654582v1, whole genome shotgun sequence harbors:
- the LOC104436659 gene encoding pentatricopeptide repeat-containing protein At1g08070, chloroplastic; this encodes MLASPIAPSVSPFSFHVPPSSDPPYKLLQAHPSLSLLSKCKNLHQLRQIHCQIVKSGLHNTQFALSKLIEFCAVSPSGDLSYAVSLFESIEEPNQLIWNTIIRGHCLSAAPALAIDIYVQMLLRGAMPNSYTFPFLLKSCAKAGSTHEGKQIHSHVLKLGLESDSFVHTSLISMYAQSGELDSARLVFEKSSYRDVVSYTALLTGYASSGQMNEAKQLFEDIPVRDAVSWNAMIAGYSECGQFEEAIETFRGMQKVNVMPNESTMVTVLSACAQSGSVELGKWMHRWIEDYRVGSNTRLVNALIDMYSKCGDVEIARGLFDGMSQKDVVSWNVMIGGYSHMNCYKEALVLFREMLKSNVEPNDVTFLNVLPSCACLCALDLGKWIHTYINRNFKNSTNTALYTSLIDMYAKCGNVEAAEQVFNGMKCKSLSSWNAMISGLAVHGEVEKALGFFSRMVNEGLEPDDITFVGVLSACNHAGSLELARSYFSSMIQDYRISPKLQHYGCVIDLMGKNGLFDEAEALIESMNVKPDGAIWGSLLEACRAHGKVELGETFARHLFELEPDNPGAYVLLSNIYAKAGRWDDVARIRTKLNDKGMKKVPGSTSVEVDSVVHEFLVGDKTHPQSKDIYMMLDEIDRLLEMAGFVPDTTEVLYDMDEEWKECALSHHSEKLAIAYGLISTKPRTTIRIAKNLRVCRNCHSATKLISKIFNREIIARDRNRFHHFRDGNCSCKDCW